One Pocillopora verrucosa isolate sample1 chromosome 10, ASM3666991v2, whole genome shotgun sequence genomic window carries:
- the LOC131791662 gene encoding prefoldin subunit 5-like, whose translation MAAGEAVELSQLQIPHLENLRSQLEEEVKLLGDSMSQLKIAQQKFGDSKENVKKLINKESGKPILVPLTSSMYVPGTLENTTSVLVNIGTGYFVEKGLKEAEEYFGRKVGLVTKQLELLQPKLIEKHKLRQAVQDMLSAKVQAQVQAQLGAIPAKT comes from the exons ATGGCGGCTGGCGAGGCGGTGGAACTTAGTCAACTTCAGATACCTCATTTGGAGAATCTGAGGTCTCAGCTTGAAGAG GAAGTAAAACTGCTGGGAGATTCCATGAGCCAGCTAAAGATCGCCCAGCAAAAGTTTGGAGAttcgaaagaaaatgtcaaaaaacTTATTAACAAGGAGTCAG GAAAACCTATTCTGGTACCACTTACAAGTTCT ATGTATGTTCCTGGGACTCTTGAAAACACAACATCAGTTTTAGTAAACATTGGAACTGGTTATTTTGTAGAAAAG GGATTAAAGGAAGCCGAGGaatattttggaagaaaagTGGGTCTGGTGACTAAACAATTGGAACTACTGCAACCTAAATTAatagaaaaacataaattaagACAAG CTGTTCAGGATATGCTCAGTGCAAAAGTTCAAGCTCAAGTCCAAGCACAGTTAGGAGCCATTCCAGCAAAGACTTAG